A portion of the Carassius carassius chromosome 42, fCarCar2.1, whole genome shotgun sequence genome contains these proteins:
- the LOC132124364 gene encoding ATP-sensitive inward rectifier potassium channel 12-like: protein MSVGRNRCYSIVSKEEDGLRLTNMHGGVMNGYGNGKIHTLRKCRNRFVKKNGRCNVQFTNMDEKSQRYLADIFTTCVDIRWRYMLLVFTLVFVISWLVFGLAFWVIALLHGDLDNPAGDDNFTPCVLQVNGFIGAFLFSIETQTTIGYGFRCVTEECPFAVFLVVFQSIVGSIIDCFMIGAIMAKMARPKKRAQTLLFSQNAIIAMRDGKLCLMWRVGNLRKSHIVEAHVRAQLIKPRVTTEGEYIPLDQLDINVGFDKGLDRIFLVSPITILHQIDRESPLFGISKQDLETADFEIVVILEGMVEATAMTAQARSSYLASEILWGHRFEPVLYEEKNQYKVDYSHFHKTYEVPSTPRCSAKDMMENKYLVVPCANSFCYENELAILSHEEEENNSLERIKPVRAMSLSPERSPRHDFERLQNPRCTEQRSYRRESEI from the coding sequence ATGAGCGTGGGTCGGAACCGGTGCTACAGCATCGTGTCGAAGGAGGAAGACGGTCTGCGCTTGACGAACATGCACGGTGGAGTGATGAATGGATACGGCAACGGCAAAATCCACACTCTGCGGAAATGTCGCAACCGTTTCGTGAAGAAAAACGGACGTTGCAATGTGCAGTTCACCAACATGGACGAGAAGTCCCAGCGCTACCTAGCGGACATATTCACCACTTGCGTGGACATACGATGGCGCTACATGCTACTTGTTTTCACGCTAGTGTTCGTGATTTCTTGGTTAGTGTTCGGGTTGGCGTTTTGGGTCATCGCGCTTCTTCACGGTGACTTGGACAATCCAGCAGGGGATGATAACTTCACGCCATGCGTGCTGCAAGTAAACGGCTTCATCGGGGCGTTCCTGTTCTCCATCGAGACGCAAACAACCATTGGTTATGGTTTCCGCTGCGTGACGGAAGAGTGTCCTTTCGCTGTGTTTCTCGTGGTCTTCCAGTCCATCGTGGGCAGCATCATCGACTGCTTCATGATTGGGGCAATCATGGCCAAAATGGCGCGTCCCAAGAAGCGAGCGCAGACTCTACTGTTCTCGCAAAACGCCATCATCGCAATGCGTGACGGAAAACTGTGCTTGATGTGGCGAGTGGGGAACTTGCGAAAGAGTCACATCGTTGAGGCACACGTCCGAGCGCAGCTCATCAAGCCGAGGGTTACGACCGAAGGCGAGTACATCCCGCTCGACCAGCTGGACATTAACGTTGGTTTCGACAAAGGACTTGATCGCATCTTTCTCGTCTCGCCAATCACCATCCTGCATCAAATCGACCGGGAGAGCCCTCTGTTCGGCATCAGCAAGCAGGACCTAGAAACGGCGGACTTTGAGATTGTGGTCATCTTAGAGGGAATGGTGGAGGCCACAGCGATGACGGCACAGGCGCGAAGCTCCTACTTGGCCAGCGAGATCCTCTGGGGGCATCGATTCGAGCCGGTGCTGTATGAGGAAAAGAACCAATACAAGGTTGACTACTCACACTTCCACAAGACGTACGAAGTGCCGTCCACCCCGCGCTGTAGTGCCAAGGACATGATGGAAAACAAGTACCTGGTGGTGCCCTGCGCCAACTCCTTCTGCTACGAGAACGAGCTGGCGATCCTGAGCCATGAAGAGGAGGAGAACAACAGTCTGGAAAGGATTAAACCAGTGCGAGCAATGAGCCTCAGCCCAGAGAGATCCCCTCGACATGATTTCGAGCGACTGCAGAACCCTCGCTGCACGGAGCAAAGGTCATACCGCAGGGAGTCGGAGATATGA